The genomic window cagacactccattagggacaccaccattttcaagtgtacctaataacaggccactttattaggaagatatcatggtcaaaggtcacaggtgtcaagctctagtcctctgggccgcgttccaatatgttttccaagtgaccctcgttaagtgctcctgcagaacgtgaaaggagctaaaacctTCCACGCAGGTGcgtttaacgagggtcacttggaaaacatattggaacgcggccccacgaggactggaggtggacacccctggtttaagtgaaaagtgccacacccgccctcacccccactttctgattggctgtttgatctgtgacgtcattcggacacGCTATTAGGTTggcgaagattcacgagtgagtgacagacagacagcgttGCCGCTATGGCAGctgacacacgttatgccgacattgatgtacatttaaatttgtatttgttggattgtagttgatggtatTATACCGAAGGTGTTTGAAAAAAAGGTTGAAAACCAAAATCCGTTATGCTGACATTTGTTACTTTGGGGGACaacaacacatattacacaacgtaaaagacatacacatattgtcatataaagcagttaaccaaagtgATTcggtcactctcgttcactgaaaggattcgttcttttgaacccatcgttcactcacgagccaacacgacTCACTTCGGATTCTGCCTCCAACAGCGGGAACGAGACGGCCGCCGGCGAACCGTGAGCACTTGAGCTCGGTCAGCGGAAGAATGAGAAGCTATAACGGCAGAGTTAGTTTCAAGATCCCCAGAAGGATGAGCAGCGCAACCGAGCCACCGTGCAACGTGCAATACGGCGAACATCACGTCGCGAACTATAACGAGCATCGCAGTGACCATTACTCAGCGCAGCCCGGCGCCGCAGCGAGCGGCTACTACAGCGGCGACGTGAACTTGCAGCGCTTTGTCAAAGAGTCCGGCTTCCAGCGAGGGCCGTGGAAGCCGAACAGGCCCGAGGGAGTATGCTGTTGCCCGGCACACGAAggtaagcaagcaagcaagcaagcacatTATTGAAAGGGCCGCACCGTCGTGGCTGGGACGAAACAaccgcggccggccggccggccggccggtcgcTAGCAAGCCAGCCAGCGAGGGTGCTGTCGCCTCCGTGGCCGATGACGTACGAGAAGCCCACTTTGGACGAAGATTTGGGTCGCAATGTCGCCAAATGTATGGTCACGTCTGTGCAAAACACGTCACTGGGTCGAGGCCGCATGCGAGAAATGGAAAGGCCGCTTTCGAATCAATTTGACTCTCTTGTCCTACCCTACGTCACCATCGCGAAAACAACTCACGTAGTAAGTCTCACGTTTTGACGCGAGAAAGAAATTGCACGCTTTGACAAGAGCACCTTCACGTTTTTTGATGTGCTGGGTTTGACTGGAAAGCAAAGcacagcaaagcaaagcaaagcaaagcaaagcaaagcaaagcaaagcaaatggaCCTGTCAAACTCATCGACTAAAAGAATTTCAGCAAACTCTGCTTTCTTTGTATTCGTCAGGACACATGTGCACCACGCTGGCCGCCGCCCTGCCGGGCCTGCTCGGTGGCGCCGGAGGACCGGGCGGAATCATGATGAAACCTTACCCGCAGTTTGCCGTCAACGGCGACGGCGCAGCGCTGCCGCCGGCTATCCCAGCGGCTCCCGTCTACCCGCATTTCAGCACGGTGCGTCCAAACGTTGCCCGTGTTACACTCGACAACTCGTGTTTACGGGCTGTCGGTTAACGGTGTTTTGTTTTCGGCTGTCGGCACAGATGGACCCGGTGCAGAAGGCGGTGATCAAGCACGCGTTTGGGATCCGCCGAGCCGCGGCCAAGGCGAGGAGGAAGCGGCCGGTCGACTGCGGCGTCTGCCATCTCACGTTCAACTCTGATGTGAGTGAGGCGTTGCCGCCATTGCCGCCGTTGTTGTTGACAGCCGTTTGCGTAGTCGCAGGCAGAGGCGCACTACCGGGGCGGCCGCCACGCCAAGAAGCTGAAGATGCAGCGCTGCACAGAGGATGCCAAAGGCGGCAGCTCCTGCGACACAGGACCCGCCCGCTCCTGCGACACAGGACCCGCCCGCTCCACGGCAGCCGACAGCAACGCAGGTTTGTTATTCTTTGGCCGGTTCTTGGCCACGGCCGGCTCGCTGTCTGTCTTTCGGGAGCCGTCGCTTCCTGGCGCTCGGTCCGTTTGCGCTACTTGAGCGGCGCCCCCCGTCTCACGCGTTTTCCTTCCCGTGAGTTCATCTCAACTATCGGCACCGGACAGTTTTGAACTCGCTCTGCCGCTGTGCCCGTCCGTCGCAGGCGAGGCGGAGCGGCCCGAGAAGCGGCTCTACTGTTTGCTCTGCAAAGTGGCCGTCAACTCGCTCACGCAGCTGGAAGCCCACAATTTGGGTAAGCGCTGTGGCTTTTGGACCGGTGAGGCTTTCAAAAACTTTTTGTCTTTTGCATACGGCCGTGCAGGCGCCAAGCACAAGAGCGCGTTGGACGCTCGCGGCCCGGCGCACACGTCGGTTCCCGCCACCCCGCCCGCAAACGAGACCTTCCGCTGCCAGACCTGCGACATCCACGCCAACTCTGAGACTCAGTTCAAGcaggtgacggacggacggacggaaggacggacggacggacggagcgcGTGGCCGTCTCGGGCTGGCGCCTGACTCTGTTCCGTGTCCTTGTTGTGGTTGCAGCACGTGTCTAGCCGGAGGCACAAAGACCGCCTGGCGGGGAAGCCCAGCAAACCCAGAATCAACAAAAGTCAACGCGCGGTCAGTCTCGTCCTCGTCACCCTTCGCTTTGGCGGCGGCTCACGTGGCTTGTCGTGAGCAAAAGCTCCGTCGACCTCCTATCTTAGCATCGCTCTTTGTCGCCTTTGTTTCCTGTTAGGAGGTGACCACGACCTCTGATTGGTCCTCGCCGCTGCAAAGCTCCTCCGACGCCAACCTGCCCCCCCCGTTGGCCCATCCTGCGCCTGGACCAATTCGAGCCAACCAGAGCTCCGCCCTCTTCTCGCCCTACTGAAGCGAGCTGTGACCAGGGCAACGGGatcgacagacagacagacagacaggcacgcacgcacgcacgcacgcacgcccgccCACGGCTGGCCTCGAACTGGCGACTCGACACGCCTCCGCAACACGGAGAGAATATCCGGGACGGTTCCGACGTCCGAGTGACCCTCCCCTGCTCAACGGGCCAAAGATGTGCAAGTGGACGGCGGGCCGCGCGGCCCCGTCGTGTTTGTTTTGTGGTCAGATCCTCGTTCACGTTGTTGCGATGCTGACATGAACTCCGCTCCGCGCTGGCGCGGCCTTGAAAGTTTTGTCCAATCGGTGCACGGGACTGTGCTGTTCAGATATTGTTGTAATAAATTTTGTGACCTCGATTGCAAAATGCAAATCTCTTTCTAGCTCTCTCTTTTTTTGACTAATTATAAATGCAACAAATGAAAAGGAATACATTCAAAAAAGGAATAGAACGCCTCATTTATGTTTAAATGAAATTTCCAGGGGAAAAATGACCATGTATGGTGAGGCTTTTTTCCGTAAATGAAAAAGTAAGGTTTCTTTGTCGGAAGGAAATGACcatgtaaggcttttttttagtaagaaaaaaacaagcatGCATGGCAGCAGTTTGAAAGCCAAGCCTTGCAATTGCACCCAACTCAGCGgatagtgaaggaatggggtcgaaatacaaaaaggtcctgcctcgctacaaaaagagatatgctcaaacgtcattgaataaagtacataagcagacaagtatattcccaTATTAAATCGatcaaagaaacattttaagcatacaattatacctacactccaaatcaataaagaagacataactagacgttttgatagggttagggtttttataacttgatgatctgatatgtatttctgagcactttgaaataacaaatgtttttgatatactgcctgaatagcttaatgacccttaaggaactgtttaatgcacgcctgatgattttctaaatcacggacactgccaaagtcatcGAAAAATGTTcactacttgattgtatctgatgttttgactaatgctagacgccagttttcgatgaCTACTCAACGTTGTGGacggagggaaatattttgcctaacaaagaaaagatacggttggaagcatgattaaactaagaatatgatgacgtaagcaagtacatggagtatcaaaagaacaaacaaacaaacaaaaacatggtaagtggtgaggacAAACTTTGCATCGTCAGGGAACATGAATACAttcatgatgtcacagccaaaagctgacATAATTCCGtagaaaatgacaaaatggaaagaatgatgaat from Syngnathus scovelli strain Florida chromosome 8, RoL_Ssco_1.2, whole genome shotgun sequence includes these protein-coding regions:
- the znf385b gene encoding zinc finger protein 385B, coding for MRSYNGRVSFKIPRRMSSATEPPCNVQYGEHHVANYNEHRSDHYSAQPGAAASGYYSGDVNLQRFVKESGFQRGPWKPNRPEGVCCCPAHEGHMCTTLAAALPGLLGGAGGPGGIMMKPYPQFAVNGDGAALPPAIPAAPVYPHFSTMDPVQKAVIKHAFGIRRAAAKARRKRPVDCGVCHLTFNSDSQAEAHYRGGRHAKKLKMQRCTEDAKGGSSCDTGPARSCDTGPARSTAADSNAGEAERPEKRLYCLLCKVAVNSLTQLEAHNLGAKHKSALDARGPAHTSVPATPPANETFRCQTCDIHANSETQFKQHVSSRRHKDRLAGKPSKPRINKSQRAEVTTTSDWSSPLQSSSDANLPPPLAHPAPGPIRANQSSALFSPY